Proteins from a genomic interval of Zingiber officinale cultivar Zhangliang chromosome 1B, Zo_v1.1, whole genome shotgun sequence:
- the LOC121993574 gene encoding protein P21-like, whose product MATSGNALLCFFLFLLPLSINAATFQIVNRCSITVWAAWVSTGPRTGGGNQLSPGQSWTINVNASTTGGRIWARTGCSFDSSGRGSCQTGDCGGVLQCQDYGRPPNTLAEFALNQFNNLDFFGISLVEGYNVGLDFSPTTGGCRGVRCSANIVGECPAPLRVPGGCNSPCAMFGTPEYCCTNGPCRPTIWDFFKRRCPDAYTSPQDDQTSTFTCPAGTNYSVTFCP is encoded by the coding sequence ATGGCTACATCAGGCAACGCCCTGCTCtgtttcttccttttcctcctccctCTCTCCATTAACGCCGCCACCTTCCAAATCGTCAACAGATGTTCCATCACCGTCTGGGCCGCGTGGGTTTCCACCGGCCCCCGGACAGGCGGCGGTAACCAGCTCAGCCCCGGCCAGTCCTGGACAATCAACGTCAACGCCAGCACCACCGGCGGCCGCATTTGGGCCCGCACCGGCTGCTCCTTCGACAGCAGCGGCCGAGGCAGCTGCCAGACCGGCGACTGCGGCGGGGTGCTTCAGTGCCAGGACTACGGCCGGCCGCCCAATACCCTCGCCGAGTTCGCCCTAAACCAGTTCAACAACCTGGACTTCTTCGGCATCTCCCTCGTGGAAGGCTACAACGTGGGGCTAGACTTCAGCCCCACCACGGGCGGATGCCGAGGGGTCCGTTGCTCGGCCAACATCGTGGGGGAGTGCCCGGCGCCGCTGAGGGTCCCGGGGGGCTGCAACAGTCCTTGCGCCATGTTCGGGACGCCGGAGTACTGCTGCACCAATGGGCCGTGCAGGCCCACCATTTGGGATTTCTTTAAGAGGCGGTGCCCGGACGCCTATACTTCCCCGCAAGATGACCAGACCAGCACGTTCACCTGCCCCGCCGGCACCAACTACAGTGTCACCTTCTGCCCTTGA